In one Alnus glutinosa chromosome 12, dhAlnGlut1.1, whole genome shotgun sequence genomic region, the following are encoded:
- the LOC133851702 gene encoding uncharacterized protein LOC133851702 translates to MALLGEEGRGYELARKLESCGVWCAWLGESNYASFVHCLASPSSWEAFMRADETKSRAQIQLQLRARALLFDKACVSLFLRSNPSSSSSLASSSLVVSKLNPNYLRLHGDDVYFTLENSAQDGAQQREGGVSSNTASSKIQSRAAFSIGSRYGESEIDNVPQRFRNEELPETWYNQFIEKYRASKPYRLSSGDHEREKRTPEEMSAYLRFLEKHKKRRMAFKEDHYMGFGNSMVENASNMHPNSALNGSNFVEDETPFFPETMFTLNCVPDSALSPIDRVEENQKVELYGVLDTLPQVMTRSPVTIERLGIRPEYLSTEHRGSLSRGKVGSEGNRKRIGPEQASQMSRKVIARMLTSVGFDGATEVPVEVFAQLLSCHVCKLGRILKVLADSYRKQCSATELVKMFLKTLGYGNLGPLAEHVKDGSRNFVQQTQQQQGIQPQLQSQHQSSLLLPQQMPRQIHQQMQQIVHPQNLAFHQQQVDRIRRRQQSTPRPGMDMEKDRPMVQVKIEAPSELPMDGNAFNSINARHPQMQFQSQQIAAMSSNLHAQPGRQFRQMASLQMPQIQTQNMGIVRAPPVKVEGFQELMGGGASSKHDTEESRLMSPSSK, encoded by the exons ATGGCCCTACTGGGCGAGGAGGGTCGCGGCTACGAGCTGGCCAGAAAGCTCGAGAGCTGCGGGGTGTGGTGCGCGTGGCTGGGTGAGTCAAACTACGCCAGCTTCGTCCACTGCCTGGCCTCGCCTTCCTCATGGGAGGCCTTCATGCGAGCCGACGAGACCAAATCTAGGGCTCAGATCCAGCTCCAACTCCGCGCTAGAGCGCTCCTATTCGACAAGGCCTGCGTATCTCTCTTCCTCCGCTCCAATCCTTCTTCGTCTTCGTCGCTTGCGTCTTCTTCCCTTGTCGTTTCGAAGCTCAATCCGAATT ATTTGCGATTGCACGGCGATGACGTTTACTTCACGCTGGAGAACTCAGCGCAAGATGGGGCTCAACAGCGGGAAGGTGGTGTTTCGTCTAATACGGCGTCGTCCAAG ATTCAATCAAGGGCAGCTTTTAGCATTGGATCAAGATATGGTGAATCTGAGATTGATAACGTACCCCAGAGATTCAGGAATGAAGAACTGCCTGAAACATGGTATAATCAGTTTATTGAGAAGTATAGAGCTAGCAAACCCTATAGGTTGTCATCTGGGGACCATGAACGAGAAAAACGTACACCTGAAGAGATGTCTGCTTATCTCAGATTTCTTGAGAAGCATAAGAAAAGGCGCATGGCTTTTAAGGAGGATCACTACATGGGCTTTGGAAATTCCATGGTGGAAAATGCATCAAACATGCATCCAAATTCTGCTCTAAATGGCAGTAATTTTGTTGAAGATGAAACACCTTTTTTCCCAGAGACAATGTTCACATTGAACTGCGTGCCTGATAGTGCACTCTCCCCCATAGATAGAGTGGAAGAAAACCAGAAAGTGGAGTTGTATGGAGTTCTTGATACCTTGCCTCAAGTTATGACCAGGAGCCCTGTGACGATTGAGAGGCTAGGTATCAGGCCTGAGTACCTAAGCACGGAACACAGAGGAAGCTTATCTCGTGGAAAAGTTGGGTCTGAAGGGAACAGGAAGCGTATTGGTCCAGAGCAAGCGTCACAGATGTCTCGAAAGGTAATTGCACGAATGTTGACAAGTGTGGGGTTTGATGGTGCCACAGAAGTTCCAGTGGAAGTCTTCGCTCAGTTGCTGAGCTGTCATGTATGTAAATTAGGCCGAATATTGAAAGTTCTTGCTGATAGTTACAGAAAGCAGTGTTCGGCTACTGAATTAGTTAAGATGTTCCTTAAAACATTGGGATATGG TAATTTGGGGCCATTGGCGGAGCATGTAAAGGATGGCTCCAGGAATTTTGTACAACAAACTCAGCAACAACAGGGAATCCAGCCACAGTTGCAGTCACAGCACCAAAGTTCCCTCCTACTACCCCAGCAA ATGCCTCGACAAATACATCAACAGATGCAGCAAATTGTTCATCCCCAGAATCTGGCTTTTCACCAACAGCAGGTGGATAGAATACGAAGACGCCAACAATCCACTCCTCGCCCTGGTATGGATATGGAGAAGGACAGACCAATGGTACAAGTTAAGATTGAAGCCCCATCAGAATTACCAATGGATGGTAATGCCTTCAACTCTATCAATGCCAGACATCCCCAGATGCAGTTCCAGTCGCAACAGATTGCTGCAATGTCGTCGAATCTCCATGCTCAACCTGGCCGTCAATTTAGACAGATGGCTTCCCTTCAAATGCCCCAAATTCAGACACA GAACATGGGCATTGTTAGAGCACCACCGGTGAAGGTGGAGGGCTTTCAGGAATTGATGGGTGGGGGTGCTTCATCAAAGCATGATACTGAGGAAAGTAGGTTGATGTCCCCTTCGAGTAAATAG